Proteins from one Haloarchaeobius litoreus genomic window:
- the coxB gene encoding cytochrome c oxidase subunit II, which translates to MNAKRIAPLATFGAALLLLAADPAAAQSTSADAINGLNERLLVVAIPITVLVEGILIYTVLKFKDSDEAKPTRENRRLEITWTVATAVILLFVGIATTMVMADQAVIVDDVEDRADVPDDAEHIDVTAETYAWTFEYTRHNVSTSSKLVIPEGQETYFNITTRDWLHAFHVPQLGLKHDAVPGQHNYIMTTATEPGLYQGYCAEYCGTGHSAMMFEVEVMSQDRYEGWLADQCTGEWNEEELTCEAPAGGSNSSNATVAA; encoded by the coding sequence ATGAACGCAAAGCGAATCGCCCCACTGGCCACATTCGGGGCGGCGCTCTTGCTGCTCGCTGCCGACCCGGCGGCCGCGCAGTCGACGTCCGCCGACGCCATCAACGGGCTCAACGAGCGCCTGCTCGTCGTCGCGATCCCGATCACCGTCCTCGTCGAGGGCATCCTCATCTACACCGTCCTCAAGTTCAAGGACAGCGACGAGGCCAAGCCGACCCGGGAGAACCGCCGTCTGGAGATCACCTGGACCGTCGCGACGGCCGTCATCCTCCTGTTCGTCGGCATCGCGACGACGATGGTCATGGCCGACCAGGCCGTCATCGTCGACGACGTCGAGGACCGCGCCGACGTCCCCGACGACGCCGAGCACATCGACGTCACCGCTGAGACGTACGCCTGGACGTTCGAGTACACCCGGCACAACGTCTCCACCAGCTCGAAGCTGGTCATCCCCGAGGGACAGGAGACGTACTTCAACATCACGACGAGGGACTGGCTGCACGCCTTCCACGTCCCACAGCTCGGGCTCAAGCACGACGCGGTCCCCGGCCAGCACAACTACATCATGACCACCGCGACCGAGCCCGGTCTCTATCAGGGATACTGTGCGGAGTACTGTGGCACCGGCCACTCCGCGATGATGTTCGAGGTCGAGGTCATGTCACAGGACAGGTACGAGGGCTGGCTCGCCGACCAGTGTACCGGTGAGTGGAACGAGGAGGAGCTGACCTGCGAGGCACCGGCCGGCGGCAGCAACTCGAGCAACGCGACGGTCGCGGCCTGA
- a CDS encoding heme o synthase yields the protein MGVYALVLVGGTTAITGASEACSTWPACNGQWLVGLSNPDLLVAWGHRVAAMLVGLAVVATFAAAWLGPASRRVRLALAGALVLYPVQVGLGAVAATTATPTALLSGVHLTVGVSIFGAAMFALAWSLESATATQDDYDPSVDADPVDEVDGDADAPARDHPTGGLARAKLVANAYFRLMKPRLMWLLCLVAGAAMALAATTSAADLTVRTVGLTMLGGVLSIGASGTFNHVLERDVDRKMQRTSDRPLAVDVVPVRNALAFGFALATASLVSFAALNLLAAALGLVAILFYSVVYTLVLKPNTVQNIVVGGAAGALPALIGSAAVTGTIGLPGLALAAVIFLWTPAHFYNLALAYKEDYARGGFPMLPLVRGDAVTRKHIVWYFTATLAGAGGLAAVSNLGLLYAFVSITVGAAFLWTIVQLHRERTTDAAFRAFHASNAYLGALLVAVVVDSMVV from the coding sequence ATGGGCGTCTACGCGCTCGTCCTCGTCGGCGGGACGACCGCTATCACCGGGGCGTCGGAGGCCTGCTCGACCTGGCCCGCCTGCAACGGGCAGTGGCTGGTCGGGCTCTCGAACCCGGATCTGCTCGTCGCGTGGGGCCACCGAGTCGCCGCGATGCTGGTCGGCCTCGCGGTCGTCGCGACGTTCGCGGCGGCCTGGCTCGGCCCGGCGAGCCGGCGCGTCCGGCTGGCGCTCGCCGGTGCGCTCGTGCTCTACCCCGTCCAGGTGGGTCTCGGCGCGGTCGCCGCGACCACGGCGACACCGACGGCGCTGCTCTCGGGCGTGCACCTGACCGTCGGCGTCTCCATCTTCGGCGCGGCGATGTTCGCCCTCGCCTGGAGCCTGGAGTCCGCGACCGCGACCCAGGACGACTACGACCCGTCCGTCGACGCGGACCCGGTCGACGAGGTCGACGGCGACGCCGACGCACCGGCGCGTGACCACCCGACCGGCGGGCTCGCACGCGCGAAACTCGTCGCGAACGCCTACTTCCGGCTCATGAAACCGCGGCTGATGTGGCTGCTCTGCCTCGTCGCCGGCGCGGCGATGGCGCTCGCGGCGACGACCAGTGCGGCCGACCTCACGGTCCGCACCGTCGGCCTGACGATGCTCGGCGGCGTCCTCTCCATCGGCGCATCGGGGACGTTCAACCACGTGCTCGAACGCGACGTGGACCGCAAGATGCAGCGCACCTCCGACCGCCCGCTCGCGGTCGACGTGGTGCCGGTCCGCAACGCGCTCGCGTTCGGCTTCGCGCTCGCGACCGCGTCGCTGGTCTCCTTCGCGGCGCTGAACCTGCTCGCGGCGGCCCTCGGGCTGGTCGCCATCCTGTTCTACAGCGTCGTCTACACGCTGGTGCTGAAGCCGAACACGGTGCAGAACATCGTCGTCGGCGGTGCCGCGGGCGCGCTCCCGGCGCTCATCGGCTCCGCCGCCGTGACGGGCACCATCGGCCTGCCGGGGCTCGCGCTCGCGGCGGTCATCTTCCTCTGGACGCCCGCACACTTCTACAACCTCGCGCTGGCCTACAAGGAGGACTACGCCCGGGGCGGCTTCCCGATGCTCCCGCTGGTCCGCGGTGACGCCGTGACACGCAAGCACATCGTCTGGTACTTCACGGCGACGCTCGCGGGCGCTGGCGGGCTGGCGGCCGTGTCGAACCTCGGACTGCTGTACGCGTTCGTCAGCATCACGGTCGGCGCGGCGTTCCTCTGGACCATCGTCCAGCTCCACCGCGAACGCACGACCGACGCCGCGTTCCGCGCGTTCCACGCCTCGAACGCCTACCTCGGCGCGCTGCTCGTCGCCGTCGTCGTCGACTCGATGGTGGTCTGA
- a CDS encoding DUF7546 family protein: MATERVDFASLVPEPSTVFAGFVALTIEALLTLLYLTEFESTSLSLVVLPFVWINVGLWALWRTEAPAAPARRRRLAALVAVGYALVLAYFGGLLDLGYAFVSVPGYDPSYGWYVATSLPPGFGPAVTYEGDLLIVRLFPYQLVGYAALSYLVYVTVIDAAGAAVSGVLGLLSCVSCSWPIIATIVTGVAGGSSAVAAQAYQQSLPLSTAVFVVTVALLYWRPSL, translated from the coding sequence ATGGCCACCGAGCGCGTCGACTTCGCCTCGCTCGTCCCCGAGCCCTCGACCGTGTTCGCTGGCTTCGTCGCGCTCACCATCGAGGCGCTCCTGACGCTGCTGTACCTCACCGAGTTCGAATCCACCTCGCTCTCGCTGGTGGTGCTCCCGTTCGTCTGGATCAACGTCGGGCTGTGGGCGCTCTGGCGCACCGAGGCACCGGCCGCGCCGGCCCGTCGACGGCGGCTCGCGGCGCTCGTCGCGGTCGGCTACGCACTGGTACTCGCGTACTTCGGCGGCCTGCTCGACCTCGGGTACGCGTTCGTCTCGGTGCCGGGGTACGACCCGTCCTACGGCTGGTACGTCGCCACGTCGCTCCCGCCGGGGTTCGGCCCCGCGGTGACCTACGAGGGCGACCTCCTCATCGTCCGGCTGTTCCCGTACCAGCTGGTCGGCTACGCGGCGCTTTCGTACCTCGTCTACGTCACGGTCATCGACGCGGCGGGCGCGGCGGTGTCGGGCGTGCTGGGGCTGCTCTCGTGTGTCTCCTGCAGCTGGCCCATCATCGCGACCATCGTCACCGGCGTCGCCGGCGGCTCCTCGGCTGTCGCGGCGCAGGCGTACCAGCAGTCCCTCCCGCTCTCGACGGCGGTGTTCGTCGTCACGGTGGCGCTGCTGTACTGGCGGCCGTCGCTGTGA
- the mvaD gene encoding phosphomevalonate decarboxylase MvaD, translating into MKATAMAHPIQGLVKYHGMRDDIERQPYHDSISVCTAPSHTKTTVEFSMDYDEDTYVVDGEELEGHAFDRVERVVDKARDMSDAAHTVYPVRLESENSFPSNVGLGSSSSGFAAAAMALSEAAELDASHAEISTIARVGSASAARSVTGGFSHLRAGLNDRDCRSHRIPTDLKDDLKIIVALVPSYKDTDDAHAEAEKSHMFGDRRAYVQDQLVEMRDALHDDDLERVGHIAEQDSLSLAATTMTGPDGWVYWQPPTLAVFNKVRELRENGYEGDDDVDSVPVWFSTDTGASVYVNTTADHAERVKEAVSETGVRTTIWEVGGPARLLDEDEALF; encoded by the coding sequence ATGAAGGCAACCGCGATGGCGCATCCCATCCAGGGACTCGTCAAGTACCACGGCATGCGCGACGACATCGAGCGACAGCCGTACCACGACTCCATCAGCGTCTGCACGGCCCCGAGCCACACGAAGACGACGGTGGAGTTCTCGATGGACTACGACGAGGACACGTACGTCGTCGACGGCGAGGAACTGGAGGGCCACGCCTTCGACCGCGTCGAGCGCGTGGTCGACAAGGCGCGGGACATGTCGGACGCGGCCCACACGGTCTACCCCGTCAGGCTCGAGTCCGAGAACTCCTTCCCGTCGAACGTTGGGCTGGGGTCGTCCTCGTCGGGCTTCGCCGCCGCCGCGATGGCGCTGTCGGAGGCCGCCGAACTCGACGCCTCGCACGCCGAGATCTCGACCATCGCGCGCGTCGGCTCCGCGTCTGCGGCCCGCTCCGTGACAGGCGGTTTCTCGCACCTCCGCGCCGGCCTGAACGATCGCGACTGCCGGTCGCACCGCATCCCGACGGACCTCAAGGACGACCTCAAGATAATCGTCGCGCTCGTCCCCTCGTACAAGGACACGGACGACGCCCACGCCGAGGCCGAGAAGAGCCACATGTTCGGCGACCGCCGGGCGTACGTCCAGGACCAGCTCGTCGAGATGCGCGACGCCCTCCACGACGACGACCTCGAACGGGTGGGCCACATCGCCGAGCAGGACTCGCTCTCGCTCGCCGCGACGACGATGACCGGTCCCGACGGCTGGGTGTACTGGCAGCCGCCGACGCTCGCCGTCTTCAACAAGGTGCGCGAGCTGCGCGAGAACGGCTACGAGGGCGACGACGACGTCGACAGCGTCCCCGTCTGGTTCTCGACCGACACTGGCGCGTCGGTGTACGTGAACACCACCGCCGACCACGCCGAGCGCGTGAAGGAGGCCGTCAGCGAGACCGGCGTCCGCACGACCATCTGGGAGGTCGGCGGCCCGGCACGCCTGCTCGACGAGGACGAGGCGCTGTTCTGA